In bacterium Unc6, the genomic window AAGACAACATGGTGTTGAGGTTATTGCAGGCATACCCAAGGTGGGATATAAAGAAACAATAACCGCAAAAGCAGATGCGCATTATAAACATAAAAAACAAAGCGGAGGCGCCGGTCAGTTTGGAGAAATTTGGTTAAGAGTAGAACCACTATCCAGAGGAAGTGGTTTTGAATTTGCAGAAGAGATATTTGGAGGTGCAATCTCGGCACAATTTATTGCAAGTTGTGAGAAAGGGATAAGGAGCGTACTTGATAAGGGAGTAATTGCAGGATACCCGGTGGTTGATGTAAAAGCGGCTGTATACGATGGTAAGATGCACCCTGTTGATTCAAAAGATATTGCATTTCAGATTGCGGCCCGTCAAGCGTTTAAGGAGGCATTCAGAAGCGCCAAACCGGTACTTCTTGAACCTATTATGGAAATGGAGATATCTGTTCCGGGTGATTGTATGGGTGCGGTTACGGGTGATATAAGTGGAAGAAGAGGCAGAATCCTTGGCGTTGATGTAAAAGGCAATCTCCAGATAGTTAAGGTAGCAGTGCCTCTTGCAGAGGTTTTAAGATATGCAAGTGAACTTCGTTCAATGACACAGGGCAGAGGTTCATATGCAATGAAGGTCAGTCACTATGAAGAAGTTCCGCAAAGAATTACACAGTCTATTATTGAAAAATTGTCCAGGGTCAAGGAAAAGGAGGAGTAGATATGTCCGGTCATTCAAAATGGGCTACAACAAAACATAAGAAGGCAGCAGTAGATGCAAAGAGGGGACAGATTTTTACAAAAGTTATAAAAGAGATAACAACAGCGGCCCATCAGGGAGGCGGGAACCCTGATGCAAATTCCAGATTAAGAACTGCTATTGATAGGGCACGTGCTGCAAATATGCCAAAAGATAACATTGAGAATGCAATTAAAAAAGGGACGGGTGAACTGCCCGGTGTTACATATGAAGAAATAATATATGAATGTTTTGGTCCTCAGGGTATAGCAATTATGATAGAAGCACTTACAGACAATAAAAACCGTTCAACAGCAGAGATAAGAACTATTCTTTCAAGAAGGGGCGGCCATATTGGTTCTCAGGGTTCCGTAAGCAGATTATTTCATAAAAAAGGATTTTTTCTTATAGACTCAAGGGTTGCAACCGAAGAACAGATAATGTCCGTTGTTCTTGAAGCAGGAGCAGAGGATTTGACAAAAGAAGATGGAGATATCTTTCAGGTAACCTGCGCCATTTTAGATTTTGAAAATGTGAAAAAGGCATTACAATCTGCAAACATCCCTGTGCTTTCTGCTGAAATAACAATGCTTCCTGTCGCAACCGTAAGGATAGAGGATAAGAATACAGCCTCTTGTGTTCTTGGACTTATGGATGCACTTGAAGCCCATGAAGATGTTCAAGAAACATATGCAAATTTTGATATCCCTGACAGTCTTATAAAAGAAATAACAGGAGAAAGATAACAGATGCGTATTGCAGGTATTGACCCGGGCCTCTGTATAACAGGATATGGTATAGTTGAAAAAAAAGCCCATCAGCTACATCTTATTGATGCGGGGACTATACGAAATCCTGTTAGTTTCCCTCTTGAAAAAAGATTAAAAAGATTGTTTGAGAATGTAGATATCTTATTTAAAGACCATAAGCCTGATGTTGTAGTAGTAGAAGAAATTTATTCTAACTATAAATATCCCTATACAGCGGTTCTTATGGGACATGCAAGAGGAATTATATATCTTGCATCAGCAGTCAATAGCATACCTGTGCACAGTTTTAAACCCACACATGTAAAAAAAGCAGCCACAGGCAACGGTCACGCATCAAAAGAACAGATAGCAGGTGCTATATGTTCAATATTCGGTATAAAGAGGTTTAAAGGATTTTTTGATGTTACAGATGCACTGGCACTTACGGTTGCATATGAGCATCGGGTTCGGTAAATAGTAGGTAGAAGGTGGTAAGTAGTAGGTAGGAGGTAGGAGGTAGGAGGTAGTAGGAAATAAAATCCCTATCTACAGTCTACTATCTACTACCTAATACGATATACGGACAATGGAATTTAGGAGGATAATGGAATGTATATATTTTTAATCTTTCTATTCTTGGTATTTGTGATATTCCCGTTTTTTTTCTTTTTTTATATTGCTATATTTTTAAAAGATGATATACAGGCTTGTTTTGAAAGAGACCCTGCCGCAATAAGTTTTTATGAGGTTTTGCTTACATATTCAGGGCTTCATGCGGTTGCATTCCACAGGATTGCTCACAGTTTATATATAAAGAAAATTCCGTTTTTACCAAGACTGATTTCACAGATTGCAAGACATGTTACCGGTATAGAAATACATCCACTTGCAAGTATCGGAAAGGGATTGTTTATAGACCATGGGATGGGAGTTGTAATAGGTGAAACCTCTGTTGTGGGGGATAATGTTACACTATATCAGGGAGTTACGCTTGGAGGAACAGGGAAAGAAAAGGGGAAAAGACATCCTAATATTGGCAATAATGTTGTAATAGGAGCGGGTGCAAAAATATTAGGAAACATAACCATAGGCGATAATGCGTTGATAGGTGCAAACAGCGTGGTAATAAAAGATATAGATGAAAATTGCACGGTTGTAGGAGTTCCTGGCAGGATAGTAAGAAAAGGTGATGAAAGAATTTCTTCGCTTTTCCTTGACCATACTGCTTTACCTGATCCTATCGTTGAAAGACTTGAGGAATTACAGAAAGAGATTATTAAGGTAGAGAGCATGTTAAAGGAAAAAAAAGAACATACAGACCGATAAGGTTAAAAAACTCTTAGATTGTAGATGTTATTAGCAAAATGAATTTGAGCAGTCTAATTTTACTATAATCCCCGATGTCAAATAACAAATGTCAAATCAATCCTGTTAGAGAACTTAATATCTATAAACACTTTTGGCATTAAGTAGATCTCTGACAGGGTTCAGGGTCAAATGCTTAAATGTCAAGGGTTTTAGTCATTTGAGATTTGTCATTTGTCATTTGAGCTTTGGAATTTGGATTTATGTAAAAACTCAAAAAGAAAACCAAGTACTCATTTTCATCTTGCATACGACCTGCTGCATAGTAGAGGATACAATGTTCTTTTTCAAGATAACTATGTAGAAAATGGTGTGCTTAATTATTGCAGGTAATCGGAAAAGAAATTCCACAGGAGGGGGGTAAGATGAGTAAGTGCCCAAATCAGGAAAGAAATAAAAAGAACTGTCCGTGCACATATGAACCCTGTGACAGGAAAGGGATTTGCTGTGAGTGTCTCGCATATCATAGAAAATTAGGACAGAAACCTGCGTGTATGAAGTAAAAAATAAGGAGGTTCTGGAGTGTCAGTTTGTAACCACATCTTGAGTCCAGAACATATAATTTATACACTATATTGACAAAATGTTTATGGCTTGATAGGGTAATAGCTAATATCTGTGCATAAAAAAGGAGGAGAAGATGGCAGATCTAAATGCGATTAAGGAAAGCCTTATCGCGGGAAAGGCAATGGAAGTAAGGACCCTTGTCCAGAAAGCACTGGATGAGAAGGTGCATCCTCAGAATATCCTTAACGAAGGACTTATTGCTGGGATGGATGTGGTAGGGGTAAAGTTCAAGAATAATGAGTTTTATATCCCTGAGGTTCTTATTGCTGCACGCGCTATGAATGCAGGGTTAGTTCCATTAGAACCGGCGTTAAAAAAGGCTGGTGTCCAACCACTGGGAGAAGTTGCAATAGGAACTGTAAAAGGAGACCTGCATGACATTGGAAAAAATCTTGTTGTTATGATGTGGAAGGGTGCCGGTTTTCAGGTTAATGACCTTGGTATAGATTGTCCACCTGAAAAGTTTATAGAAGCGGCAAAAAAGGGTTCACAGTTAATTGGAATGTCAGCTCTTCTTACAACAACAATGCCGGCAATGAAGACAGTAGTGGATGCACTAAACAGTGCCGGTTTAAAGGGTAAGGTAAAGACATTAATCGGTGGCGCACCTATAACACAAAATTATGCAGATGAAATAGGTGCAGACGGATATGCACCAGATGCAGCCTCAGCAGCCGATAAAGCAAAAGAGTTACTTGGAATATAGGGTAAAAGATTTAAAAAATTAAACGACCCGCTATTGTGGGTACCCCGAAGTCAAATTCCAAGCGCCACACCCAGAGGGTGTCCAAAATCCCAAAACCCTCAATTCCGAAGTTTGTAATTTAAGATTTGAAAATTGAGTATTGTTTGGTTATTGTAATTTAGTTATTGTTTGGTGTTTCAGGCACCTTCTGGGTGTGGGATTTGTTCTAATTTTATGACACCTGATACATTATTTGTAATGATATTTGATTTTTGATATTTTAAAAAGGGGCTGGGCTTTTATAGAATAGACTCTTTCAGACTCGGTCCCTTTTTCATTTGATGGTAAATATATGGCTTTATTTGGAAAACCTAAATACACAATAGTAAGGCTAAGAAAAAAAGAAATTCCAAAAGGACTTTGGACAAAATGTCAGAACTGTCAGGGTATGATTTACAATAAAGACCTTGAGGATAATCTTATGGTATGTCCGAAGTGTAATTATCACTACACAATTGGGGCAAGAGAAAGAATAAGATACACTGCAGATGATGGGACATTTCTTGAGCAGGATACAGACATGGAGTCAAAGGACCCCCTTGATTTTAAGGGTCCAAAAACATATCAGGAAAAATTAAAAGCAGATCAGACTCTTACAGGTCTTAAAGAGGCTGCAATATGGGGATTATGCAAAATAGAAAATACCGAAACTGTTCTTGCTGTTACAGACTCCCGTTTTATTATGGGCTCTATGGGTTCTGTTGTTGGGGAGAAGATTACAAGGGCAGTTGAAAAAGGTATAGATAAAAGGCTTTCTGTTGTTATAATCTCTGGCTCAGGAGGAGGTGCCCGCATGCATGAGGGAATGTTTTCCTTAATGCAAATGGCAAAAACAAGCACTGCAATTGCGAAACATAGCGAGGCAGGGCTTTTTTTTATTTCTGTTCTTACAAACCCGACAATGGCAGGGGTTCTTGCAAGTTTCGCATCACTCGGTGATATAATAATTGCAGAGCCAAAAGCACTTATAGGTTTTACAGGACCAAGGGTTATTGAACAAACCATACACCAGATTCTTCCTGAGGGTTTTCAAAGGTCAGAATTTCTTCTTGAGCACGGACTTATTGATATGATAGCAGAAAGAAAAGACTTAAAGCACACAATAGGAAGAATACTTAAATATCAAACACTAACATAGTGCTGTGTCAACTAATTGAGCCCTCGGAAGAAAATAGAGGAAAAAACTCCCAGAGTGCTCAGTTAGTTAAAAATTAAGGAGAAATATGCGCATTGGTATAATGGGTATAAAAGGTTATGCAGGGGAAAAACTGTTGAGGATTTTAATAAGACATCCTGATGTCCAGGTTAGTGCGCTTTCTTCAAGGGTAGGAGAAAAAACACCCATATCAGATATATTCCCCTGGGCAAAAGGCATTTTAGATGATCTGTCCTGTGAAGATTACACCGCTGAAAGGATTTCAGAGGTTGCAGATATTGTTTTTCTTGCTCTGCCGCACAGAGCATCTATGGATATTGCATATAAGATTCTTAAACTGGAAAAAAAGGTTATAGACCTAAGTGCGGATTTCAGGTTAAAGAATATTTCAAAATATGAAAAATATTATGAAAAACATAAATACCCCGAACTTCTTAAAAAAGCGGTATACGGTCTTCCTGAAATTTATAGAAAGCAAATTTCAAAAGCAGATCTTGTTGCAAATCCAGGATGTTATCCTACAAGTATAATACTTGCGTTGGCTCCTATTGCGGGGGGCGAATTTTTAGACAAAAACAAATGTATAATTATTGATTCCAAAAGCGGCGTAACAGGTGCTGGAAAAAATCTGAAAGAAGAACTTCTTTTTGCACAAGCCAATGAAAACATCAAGGCATACAGTGTTAATTCTCACCAACACACACCGGAAATAGAGCAGGAACTATCTTACCTGGCAGGTTCTGATATTTCAATTGTGTTTGTCCCGCATCTTGTTCCTATGAATAGAGGAATACTTTCTACCGTTTATGTTCCGTTAAAAAAAGATGTTGATGAATTTACACTTAAATCTTCATACAGGGATTTTTATAGAGGCGAACCCTTTGTTCGTATCAGGTCTGCCCCTGATTATCCGGAGACATCAGATGTTTTTGATACAAACTTCTGTGATATATGTGTGGCTTTTGATAAGAGTAAAAATCTTGCAATAGTTATAAGTGTAATAGACAATCTTTTAAAGGGAGCATCCGGGCAGGCTGTTCAGAATATGAATATTATGCTTGGGTGTAATGAAAAAGAAGGATTGCTATGAAAGGGATTACAAAGCCTAAAGGTTTTTTTTCATCTGGAATATCTTCTGGCATAAAAAAGAAAGAAAAACTGGATCTTGCACTTATATATTCTGAGGTTCCCTTTTTTGTTTCGGGTGTGTTCACTAAAAATTCATTTAAAGCCGCACCGGTATTATATTGTATGGGTATTGTAAAAAAAGGGACAGCACAGGCTGTCATTATAAACAGTGGCAATGCAAACTGTGCAACTGTGGATGGCGATAAAGATGTTGTAAGAATGGCTGAATATGTTGCAGGTAGCCTTTTAATATCAAAAAAAGATGTTCTTGTATGTTCAACAGGGGTTATAGGAAGAAAGATTCATCTGAAAAAAATTGAAAGAGCAGTTCCTGAACTTGTATCAAGTATAAGCAAAAAAGGCTCCAACGCTGCACTTGCCATCATTACAACAGATAAGGTCCCAAAAGAGGTTGAAAGGAGTTTTAAGATAGGTTCAAGGGTTATAAATATAGGTGGTATGGCAAAGGGTTCGGGTATGATTGCTCCGGATATGGCTATGCCTTCTGCTACACTGCTTGCATTTATCACAACAGATGTAAATATAGGTTTAAGTGCCTTAAGAAAAGCAACCCAGTATGCTGTGGATTGTTCTTTTAACAGGATAAGTGTAGATGGCAGTATGAGCACCAATGATACTGTTCTTGTTATGGCGAATGGTCTGGCTGGCAACAAAAGGATGGACGAAGGTAAAGATTTTGAAACTTTCAAAAGGGAACTTACCCTTGCTATGCAAGAACTTTCTAAAAAGATTGTTAAAGACGGGGAAGGTGCCACAAAGATTATTAAGATATGGGTAAAGGGTGCCTATTCAGAAAAAGATGCTTATCTTGTTGCAAAAAATGTTGCAAACTCAAACCTTGTAAAAACCGCAGTATATGGTTCTGACCCAAACTGGGGAAGAATTATATCTGCTGTTGGCTCAAGCACATCAAAGGTTGACCCTAAAAGGTTAAGTCTATGGATAGACAAAATACAGGTGTTTAAAGACGGTGCGCCTGCAAATTTTAAGATAACAGATGTAAGAAAAGAGTTTAAGAAAAAAAATATAAGTGTGTATATAGACTTGGGGATTGGGAATTATTCGGACTTTTTCTGGACCTGTGACCTTACAGAAGAATATATAAGAATAAACTCATCCTATACAACCTGAATTTACACAACCCCAGTTTTTTCATCAAAGGTTTTACTATGAGCAGGGGTTGTATAAACATCAAATTCCGGAAGACGCAGGATTTCTTTCCCCTGCTTTTTGCAGGATACAGCCCAGTGCAGGTTTTCATCCATTGTTTGTATGTATTCCAATTTTATTGAAACCTCAAGGATTTTATCAAAATATGCCTCTATTATTCTCTCATCAGAAACATTTATCTTTCCTTTTTTGTCAAGTATTATGCTAATCTGAGTTTTTGTATCAGGGAATAAAAACATCAGTTCATCGCACTGTTGCACATCTTCAAAATCAACCCTGAAATATAAAAATACATCATTGAATCCGTACCATACCTTTTTTATAATTTTTTCCGTCCTTTGCATGGCCCCGAAATCAGGGTAAATGTAGCCTGCATCTGCCCATTCAAAATAATCTGTGTCAAGTCCGTCTAACTTAGGGTGTATTTTACACACTGGAAATTTGCCGGGCAGTGTCTTCGGTCTTTTTATAGGTATATGTAATTGGGGCGGAACATTCAGTCCTGCTTTTTCATATGCAGAAATAAGATATGCCCTGAACAGTCTATCAAACTCAAGTTTATTAAGTGTCTGATTGTCGTCTCCATACCACCAGTTCCAGTCGCTTCCTTCTGCAGTGTATATGTGCTTTAGTATTTCACTATCATTGGTCTTTGAAAAAACATCTTCTCTTGCCTTATATAATAATTCCCAGGATTTGTTTTTTTCCGAATGTCCTATCCATATTTTAAATGTTCCGTCAACCCATGAGCCCGGAACAATATGAGAAAGGGACCTTGCATTTTCTTCAAAATTTTGTAGATACATAGAAGGGGTTACAGGTTTTATTTTGCTGTCGGATGATATTGTTTTATAAAGCGTTCTTAAAAAGTCTTCACCATCATTTTTGTAATATTCCCATGCATTTTCACCGTCAAGAACTATTGTTGCAATACAGGGTTTGGACTGTTTTAGCACATGTGTAAAGTCCAAAACAGCGTCCTTGGCCTCCCATTTTGAATATACAAACCCTATCCTGTCTGAAAGTATATGGTCTCTGAAAAACATATTGAGATTTGAAAATTTATATATACAGTTTCTCTCTTCACTTTTTAATCTGTTTCCTGTAGACCTTTCAAGTATGATTTCATCTGTTGCAACCCATTTTATGCCTGATGAACTTATTATATTTAAGGCCTCTTCACTTACAGAACCTTCTGATGGCCAGAGTCCCTGTGGCTGACTATTGAAGTATTTCTGATGAGAACATAAAGCCTCTCTTATATGCCACTCTGCATCTTCAGGGTGTTTAAACCTTATGTTTGGGAGTTTTGTATCGGGGTCGCTTATCTTTGCAATATCCGTATCGCAAAGAAGAGGCAGTATAGGATGAAAATAAGGGCTTGTGGAAATCTCAATTCTTTTTTCTTCCAATGCCTTTTTATAAGAAGGTATAATCCTTTTTATTATATCTATATGTTTTTGAAGAAGAACTGTTTGCTCTTGATATGTAAAATCTCTTTGTTTTTGTATAAGACCTGTTAAAAAAGCATCATTTTTTATATGGAGAGGGTCTATCCATACAAGGTTAAACCATACGATAATATCTGTTATATCTTGCTCTGTAAAACTGTCACTTACACTTTTCAATGAACAGGGATCTGTTCTTGCGCCTCTTTTATAAAAAAGTTGCGCGTATCTTTTATGGGGAAGT contains:
- a CDS encoding YebC/PmpR family DNA-binding transcriptional regulator, whose protein sequence is MSGHSKWATTKHKKAAVDAKRGQIFTKVIKEITTAAHQGGGNPDANSRLRTAIDRARAANMPKDNIENAIKKGTGELPGVTYEEIIYECFGPQGIAIMIEALTDNKNRSTAEIRTILSRRGGHIGSQGSVSRLFHKKGFFLIDSRVATEEQIMSVVLEAGAEDLTKEDGDIFQVTCAILDFENVKKALQSANIPVLSAEITMLPVATVRIEDKNTASCVLGLMDALEAHEDVQETYANFDIPDSLIKEITGER
- a CDS encoding serine O-acetyltransferase, which encodes MFLKDDIQACFERDPAAISFYEVLLTYSGLHAVAFHRIAHSLYIKKIPFLPRLISQIARHVTGIEIHPLASIGKGLFIDHGMGVVIGETSVVGDNVTLYQGVTLGGTGKEKGKRHPNIGNNVVIGAGAKILGNITIGDNALIGANSVVIKDIDENCTVVGVPGRIVRKGDERISSLFLDHTALPDPIVERLEELQKEIIKVESMLKEKKEHTDR
- a CDS encoding methyltransferase: MADLNAIKESLIAGKAMEVRTLVQKALDEKVHPQNILNEGLIAGMDVVGVKFKNNEFYIPEVLIAARAMNAGLVPLEPALKKAGVQPLGEVAIGTVKGDLHDIGKNLVVMMWKGAGFQVNDLGIDCPPEKFIEAAKKGSQLIGMSALLTTTMPAMKTVVDALNSAGLKGKVKTLIGGAPITQNYADEIGADGYAPDAASAADKAKELLGI
- a CDS encoding acetyl-CoA carboxylase carboxyl transferase subunit beta, with the protein product MALFGKPKYTIVRLRKKEIPKGLWTKCQNCQGMIYNKDLEDNLMVCPKCNYHYTIGARERIRYTADDGTFLEQDTDMESKDPLDFKGPKTYQEKLKADQTLTGLKEAAIWGLCKIENTETVLAVTDSRFIMGSMGSVVGEKITRAVEKGIDKRLSVVIISGSGGGARMHEGMFSLMQMAKTSTAIAKHSEAGLFFISVLTNPTMAGVLASFASLGDIIIAEPKALIGFTGPRVIEQTIHQILPEGFQRSEFLLEHGLIDMIAERKDLKHTIGRILKYQTLT
- a CDS encoding N-acetyl-gamma-glutamyl-phosphate reductase, producing MRIGIMGIKGYAGEKLLRILIRHPDVQVSALSSRVGEKTPISDIFPWAKGILDDLSCEDYTAERISEVADIVFLALPHRASMDIAYKILKLEKKVIDLSADFRLKNISKYEKYYEKHKYPELLKKAVYGLPEIYRKQISKADLVANPGCYPTSIILALAPIAGGEFLDKNKCIIIDSKSGVTGAGKNLKEELLFAQANENIKAYSVNSHQHTPEIEQELSYLAGSDISIVFVPHLVPMNRGILSTVYVPLKKDVDEFTLKSSYRDFYRGEPFVRIRSAPDYPETSDVFDTNFCDICVAFDKSKNLAIVISVIDNLLKGASGQAVQNMNIMLGCNEKEGLL
- a CDS encoding bifunctional ornithine acetyltransferase/N-acetylglutamate synthase, translated to MKGITKPKGFFSSGISSGIKKKEKLDLALIYSEVPFFVSGVFTKNSFKAAPVLYCMGIVKKGTAQAVIINSGNANCATVDGDKDVVRMAEYVAGSLLISKKDVLVCSTGVIGRKIHLKKIERAVPELVSSISKKGSNAALAIITTDKVPKEVERSFKIGSRVINIGGMAKGSGMIAPDMAMPSATLLAFITTDVNIGLSALRKATQYAVDCSFNRISVDGSMSTNDTVLVMANGLAGNKRMDEGKDFETFKRELTLAMQELSKKIVKDGEGATKIIKIWVKGAYSEKDAYLVAKNVANSNLVKTAVYGSDPNWGRIISAVGSSTSKVDPKRLSLWIDKIQVFKDGAPANFKITDVRKEFKKKNISVYIDLGIGNYSDFFWTCDLTEEYIRINSSYTT